In the genome of Arachis hypogaea cultivar Tifrunner chromosome 9, arahy.Tifrunner.gnm2.J5K5, whole genome shotgun sequence, the window AACATGCCAAGCTCATCATTTGGACCGTCTATCCGATGATGCTTGTTGGTCGTTGTTTAAACTGCGCGCATTTGGAGCTGACAAAGAAGAGCGTGCAGAGCTTGTAGCAATAGGCAAGGAGATCGTCAAGAAATGCGGAGGATCACCTCTTGCAGCACTGGCTTTAGGAGCTGTAATGCACTCAAGAAGTACAGAAAAAGAATGGCTTGAAGTTCAGAAAAGTGAGCTTTGGAGTTTACCAGATGAGAATGATATCATGCCTGTCTTGAGATTAAGCTACTCTTCTTTAACGCCAACTCTAAAGCAGTGTTTTGCTTTCTGTGCCGTATTTCCCAAAGATACAGAAATCGAGAAGCAAGAATTGATTTATCTTTGGATGGGTAATGGATTTATTTCATCCCGGCCAAACTTGGAGGCAGAGGAGGTTGGCAACATGGTTTGGAATGAATTATACCAAAAATCATTCTTCCAAGATGTGAGGAGTGAAGATTTTTCTGGCAATATTTATTTCAAGATGCATGATTTAGTCCATGATCTTGCTCAATCAATTTCAGAGCAAGAGTGTATATGCTTGGAGAAACAAAACCTTAATGATTCTTCAAGAAACCCCCATCATATTGTTTTCCACGACATTGATAAAGAACAATTCAAGAAGAGAGCCTTTGAGCAAGCTGAATCCTTGCGGACATTGTATCACCATCAACTTAATTCAGATGAATTTCCCTCCGTTTCTAGATTGATTCCAACAAATCATTCTCTTCGGGTTTTGTCCATATATGGTAGAAAGATACCATCATTTGGGAGTTTAAGTTGCTTGAGGTATTTGGAACTTTGTTATTTGGATATAAAGAGCTTGCCTGCTAGTATTTGCAATTTGCGTAGATTGAAAATCTTGAAACTAAAAGATCTGTGGAGTCTTCGCCGTCTACCGAAACACTTGACAAGGGTGCAAAATCTCCGACATCTTATCATTGATGAATGTGGTTCTCTATCTCGTATGTTTCCTGAGGCTCACAAATTATGTGATCTGAGAACACTAAGTGTATACATTGTGAAATCAGAGAAAGGGCATAGTTTGGTAGAGCTACATGGTTTGAATCTGGGAGGAAAGCTACGCATTGAAGGCCTAGGAAATGTTGGGAGTATATCAGAAGCTGAAGATGCAAATTTGAAGCGTAAACAAGACCTCACAGAATTAAGCTTGTCATGGGACAAGAGGAAGTCGGTAGTGGGAGCAGAAGAAGTACTTGAAGCGCTTCAACCTCACTCCACACTCAAGCTGTTGACGATAGAATACTATGAGGGATTACATTGGCCAACTTGGATGCAAAACAATTCTGCTACCcacaatttagtttctcttcgaCTTGAGTATTGTGGATATTGCCGGCATCTTCCTCCATTGGGAAAACTTCCATTTCTGAAGAAGCTTGTGGTAATTTGCATGAAGGATGTGCAGTACATTGAGGAAGATgaaagttatgatggttttgaagcAAAGGCATTCCCATCTTTGGAGGAATTGGAAGTGtccaacttgccaaacatggagcGGTTGTTGAAACGGGAAACAACACACATGTTCCCCTCTCTTTCTAAATTAGAAATCACCGATTGCCCTAAACTGCAATTGCCGTGCCTTCCAAGTGTTAAGGACCTCACCGTTTTGTATTGTAGCAATGAGCAACTGAAGTCAATCTCTAATCTCAACGCTCTTAACCAACTTCATCTTTTTCAAAGTGATCAAGTGTCGTGCTTCCCAGAGGGAATGATGAACAACATGACCTCTCTTGCAACTCTGCTGATAGTATCTTTCAGTGAATTGAAGGAACTGCCATCTGACATCACAAAACTCACTGCTTTGTCTCATCTAACCATCAGTAACTGTGGAAAGCTGGAGTGTTTACCAGAACAGGATTGGGAAGGCTTATCTTCACTTCGAAAACTGTCAATTGATAACTGTAAGTGTTTGGGATCCTTGCCTAATGGTGTCCGGTACATAACTTCACTTGAATATTTGAGTATTAGTGGCTGCCCAATGTTGAAAGAGCGGTGTAAGAAAGGAACAGGGGAGGATTGGCACAAGATAGCACATGTTCCCCatgtatatttaatttaatgtattCTTAGTTTATACACTgtttattcattattttcttttcattttgttgTGTATTTGCATAATCATGCTTTCAACTTTCAATATCTTGTATTGTATTTTAAGTTAGTTTAAAATACGCaggattttaatttttcatatggCAGTAGATTTTAGATTTGATGATGATAGGCTTTTTATCCAATTTCAAGTTTCAACTTATATATTCATTTATCGTTTAGCCATTAGCACCCTCTATTTTCCTTAAGCCACAAAAATGAGTATCTATTATCTTGCccaaaataaattatcaaatcaTAGAAATTGAAATTGGCCCATTTAGTAGTTCTTAATTTGTGATTTTGTATCCTTGATTGATCTGATactaatttgttgttctatggaAGACTTCAAAAATaatgattttttaatttcaaattttcattattattactcGCTAATTgtccatattattttttatgcttcGTATATAGTTCAATTCCTACTATAATTAAGTCAGTAACAAGTCAAGTCATTCTTAGCATGTACAAATGGAATTACAAGTCATTCACAGCAGTGCTATATATAAATGTTCTcttcaattttataatttctctcttttttttattctgtCCATTGAAGCCACAACTGAATTGTCCCTTCTTTTTTATGCATATTAACATTATGATTTATTAATAATACAAGAGAATCACTTCTTTTAAATCTGGAATTTCAACAAGCTATggatattttgattaatttttcttatcctaccaaacaaagaaattcaacccATCTGATACTTAGATATATTACATGCTAACGCATCATTAAgaatatttactttctaatttttGGTCGAAAGATTAAGCATCAATTGTGCACTCAGttaacaaataatttttaaagaatatgaGAATAGCCATGCTCTCTAAAACTCAAACTTTattctttcaattttaatttcttattatcaTTCTTCAATTTAGTGTGTGCTTGTGAAGAGATCAGAGTTAGGAAACTCTATGTAATGAATACACTCAGATATCACTTGCGTGCAATAATCATTCATTATTCTTCAATATAATAGACTTTCATTAAAAACAAAATGGATGAGAATaacttaaatatataatatttctccttttatttaattgaatataagtgcttatttatttgaaaaataacttATATTCTTGTGTatagaatttaataaaataatccccTGATAAATAATAACCTCACACTTCCACACTTTATAATCACGCTTGTCTTATAATACAATTCAAATATTGAATTTCTTCTAAATAATTAGGGTGTACATGAGCCGGGTCACATCAAGTTTGGTCTAACTCAGATCCGACTCGAAATATAGACCGGGCTTAACTTTTAGATCCTAATTCGATCCTAAACCTAATGAAACCTACGTACTTTCGGGTCGAGTGAAAACCGGatctttagcatgtaaaaattacctaatttcgctccaaccattatttcacaattcacatagtaaaattcacttaaaaaatataataagaactaacccttctctaaaattaaagcataaccataatcaatactaatattgtctaataacactaaatatttaaatcaatacaaataacacaatattatgcattagtctaaaatcttatacattttaaacataaaacattaacttataatcttataatgactaataacacaaaatattaaggtttacaatatttaaattctacataagaatagccatcatccatcactaataacacaaaatattaattgtgtatgatgaccgagcCACTGGACCGAGTTCGAATGACCCGAACTATAGTCCAGAcctgacccgaaataatgaccaggtctatttttgagacccttacccgatcctagacccgataaaatcacactaaattagctCCTAAAATATTTGGGATCGGAACGAATCTTCGAGTCAGACCGGATCATGTACACCCCTATAAATAATTAATAGGACAAACATTTATGGGAGCATGTACAAGAGGAATCTCTGCAATCTGCACCAGCTGTGAAACCATATTTGTTGATGCATTCTAGGGTACAATAATAGGAGTTTCCATCTTTGCAACTTTCGTCATACCAAACATCTTCACACCTCTTATCTCCAATCACTTGAATTGTCATCAACACCCCTACATAAtatcaatatattttatatttcaatagaACATGGAAATGATTATATATTCCAATAGGGGAAAAAAGTTAAAGATACTAATAAAGTAATGATGAACCTGAaaccaaaagaagaagaaacaatttTTTTGCTATAGTTAATTTAGCCATCTTTCTATGATAAGTGCAGTGTGAGCAACTCCAAGGAAATGAAGGGGCTATATATAATTGGaaatttgttttaataaataaaaagatttgaaagtttGTGTTTGATGTTAAACAAAATTTAGatattaaatcaaaattaaattatttagttCAAAACgatatttctattatttaatatttgatataTATACTTATTAACTAGATTGGTGGTatgttaataaaattattataatttcaaaataattaactttttcttaacttataagaaatatttttcattttaaaaataatattagccTATTTTCATTTCTTACGGCAACTTgttattaattgaaaatgatcATCATTAACAATTTAGTCATATATAGTGTTAAAGTATAGTCCAAATTAAACTCCAAACAGCATAAATATTTgttaagtcattaatttttaaatatgtataATTCTTTCAAAAGTGACTTACATAATTTtgaaacattaataaaaatatgagtgaAGTGGTATTATGAAAAGTCAGTAAATgaatattatgaaaaattaagaGTAATCAAGTTAGTGAGTGGAAGgagataatatttttgaaagattattAAAATTACAAATCGCTTGGTATTTATGAAAAGTTAGTGAATGTACGTATTACGACttgaaaagttaaaaataatactATAATTAAGTTAGTGGTGCCAAGTGAATGAGAAGGGAtaattaattgaatatatatTATTGAATCTTATCTTAAACGGATAAGCAATGTGAATTTTTCAAATGATCTCATAATTTTGAAATAATGCTTCATTTTAAACAGGTTAAATTACACCATTAGTTCATATACTTTTATAGAAATTATAAATTGATCTCTacactttaaaattttataattagatctttaaataaaattaaattttgtaatttaatcCCCATCGTTCAAACAATATttaatttaacagaatattcgaTAAATATTCACTATTTTAAACATGTGACTTACACGTGTTTGATAGTAAAGACTACTTTATAATTTTAGTGAGAATATAAAAACCAACTGTATAATTTAATCGACTAAAACCCcaaagtggtccctgagattGGGCGAGTTACCCATAATTGTCCTTGACTTTCAAAATTCCCTAACAGCATCCCTCACATTCATCTCCGGGACCCATAGTTGCCCTTCGACCCTTTCCAACGCTCAGTCAGCAAACGGAGGGATGATCTGGCACCTCCAATGCCACGCTGGAGCCAGCAACGGCTAGCTGATGTGgcaaatctgaattttgtacccAATCTGGTCCTTGATCCCATTAAAACCCTAAAAGCTAAGATCATCCTCTTCATTGCCTAAGCTTCAAACTGCTGCTGCTAATTCCTTCTCAAATCATCCTCTTCATCGCCTCCAACTCCAGGTAATAACACATACAGATCATATGCCTTCCATTTCGATCTGCCATTTCTTTGTTTTCTGATTGCTAGCCGTTGCTACCATAATACGAATGTAACTTGGCTAAATTTCAGTTTCCTCTAAAACTGTAATTACTCAATACTCAAAACTATAAGTTGCCGCTGCTTTTGTCAGTTTGCAATTGTTTGATGTATCATTGCATTGTGTTACTTACTGTAGACATGTGCTGCAAATGCAAATGAAAAAGGTGACAAGGCTTCCTTGATTCCTCACTCCAGACGGCCTGCACTCCCCCTCTCTGCAAATACCCCCATAGTCATTAGATGCCGCATTATCTTCTTTCGCAAAGACGGATGGTCCTTCCACATCCACTTACTTCAAGGACCCTCTCTCTTAATGGTAAAGATTCATTCTCTCCATTGTCAAAGGTTGCCCACTCACTACCGGTTACTCCAATCGCATCTTTGGGTCAAGAAAGTGTACATGGCAGACATCTGGGATGTGCTTCTGATTTAAATGTATGTCTCTTTTCTTCAATCAAGGCAACTATTTTCATACAACGCTAAAAGCTAAGAATCGTTATTACCTGGAGCTGGAGGCGATGAAGAGGATGATCTGAGAAGAAATCAGCAGCAGCAGTTTGAAGCTCAGGCGATGAAGAGTATGATCTTAGCTTTTAGGGTTTTAATGAGACCAGGGACCAGATTgggtacaaaattcagatttgcTATATCAGCTAGCTGTTGCTGGCTCCAGCGTGGCATTGGAGGTGCCAGATCATCCCTCCGTTTGCTGATTGTGCGCCAGAAAGGGTCAAAGGGCAACTATGGGTCCCGGAGCTGAATGTGAGGGATGCTGTTAGGGAATTTTGAAAGTCAAAGACAATTATGGGTAACTCGTCCAATCTCAAGGACTATTTTGGGGTTTTAGTCAATTTAATcatttaaaaataactaaaaactcCCTAGACTATCTTTTGGCATTGAAAACGAGCTGAGATGATTGTTTACCTACTGAAAACGAGCAAAAATATGGTGGTAAATCCACTGAGATTTGCTTACCAGAGATACATCGACCAATCTAGGGAATGGTCGTACCTGTAAGATAAAGGTCGCTTACAGAGGTTATCGatacatacattggctagagagagACTCACCTGTAAGaccgaggttgcttacagaggttatgtttgcatacatcggctcaagagagtcgcacctgtaagacagaggttgcttacaaaggTTATGGCATTGAaaaccaaactcagacaaaggttgctgagttacaTCAAGAGCAGGTCGAAACCGACAGATGaactcattacctgcactagggataaACATACATCATGATTGTTTGACCATATCTTTTATGAATTCTGTTTTCTGTGATTGTGTATGTGTTGTATTCGTTTTCTCTTTATGTTCTTTAGTTATTGTGTTTGATGCGTGATTCAGTTGCTGCTGCTGACTGGGTATAGTATTAAAACAGACTTAACTAACCATCTCGACCATACTAAGAACTTTCCAATTCTTACCCCTGCGCTTCCTCTTCAGATGGAAACAGGAACTCTAGTTAAGATTACCCCTATATATACGAGGACCCAGCAAAAGATATGAAGGTGATAAAGATCTCGTCTTTTGGTTGCAATGATCGATCAGAGACAGTAAGAGTTGGTAGCGTGTTTTGGGTGGCGCCTTCATTTTAGCGTAGGAATTTTGATTTAGTCTCTCACTTTTGGATAGATCAACCGAGAGATTAGGAACTCTAAATACTGGCTAGGCTAGTTTCGGGTGCTAGCTTAGGGGCTTCTTATATGGACCAGGCCTGGAGTGTTAATTATTGATGGTTtattagtggctaagagaagagggggttgaatcttagcccctcttTTTACTTAGTAACTCTTGTTGTCCTTCAGAACGGagatatttcttgtttttgtctcgtGCCTAGCCGAGAGACTTTTTCGTTTTGTCTCGTGACTATccaggagatatttttcagttttatctcctatgcagcagaatcagaaatggagtagaagagagagaaaattacaccaagatatatcctggttcagctgctaagtgcaatgcagcctacatccagtctccatcacaacaatgatgaaatttcactataatcattttcgattacagacaccaattctccctaggaactacccttcctatctagGATAAGTCCAGAATCTATTCccaaaactgaacttgacttggtaacCCACCAAGCTTTCAattgcaaagtgctaacccaacttgcaagagaATTCCCACAGAACTATgatacacaacacagatgtacaaaggacttCTAAGGACatttatggctttttcttttaattttgtgcaccctgcctttttctgctctatggctttttcttacaaacctccctttttgcctttttccatgagactcaagacagacaaaattaaacagaaaaatacaaaatagaaaacattgaaggagaagaacttctgttagcttaggtagctatgtgaacactgtgctttcactcttttccttgcttcaagcccgggttgttctcccttatttatagaaggggaagcctccacggttgaaactgCTGAACCAAGctaaatttcttcttcttcaacccaaAACCgattcggccagagagagagagagaggagagataacCGAATGTAAAcctcaacatgcaattacctctgtgtctttCCTTTACACCAAGCTTCACCAATCCGAGCCAtccatcttgacttgcactccaagaagAATCCCTAGCCCTTAATGAGTTCTTGATGATGACAGCTTCTTCTGTTCTAACTTCTGCATCttctccacgtagctacagtagctacctcctaTGGCAGTTGATCAAAAGTTGAGACAAGTCATCCCTtaaggatcttcttcctctgaccgagatcttcttccatttttggtatggagagcaTGAGCTTACTTCAACAAATCTTACCTCCTTTGGTGAAGATCTCAGCCTcagcatactttttgttttctttttcttgccatcattacaatGGTCTTGTTACTTGCTTCTTCTTTTCTACGGTAGCTTGCCATAGCTTCCATGTTTTTCTGAGAAGTGACCGAGAATGAAAAGAGAGTAAAaagagaaactaaaattgctttcAATGAAACTAAGAGAGAGAATGAAAGTGAATTAAGTTTCCACTTCATTTGTTTGATGAGTAACGTGTAGCATCATTAAAGCCATCAAATCACTTTTCTCTTCCTCTTGCATATTTCCAATGCAAGTAAATTcaagttaattgaatttgaaatccatcacaaATTGAAagtggaatccgttggaagcatggAATTTTGCTTTCTTTCAATATTGGTTTCGGATCAAGCTTTGGTCTTAGTAGCAAAGATTTCAATTGGGCT includes:
- the LOC112709877 gene encoding putative disease resistance protein RGA4, which produces MAETLIEIVLKNLITLVQSEFAAFSGIREKAEELTLTLELIKAILDDAEEKQWSNRPLKVWLQQLKNAMYVMDDILDQLSTQSSQPGCFSSLNPKVIHQRELGKKLNKMIVRLDRIAQRRSNFDLRQVVRKRSSEVAEWRQTSSTIALPQVYGRDEDKKQVVDFLLSPSRSSESLSVYPIVGLGGLGKTTLVQLVYNNQQVANNFDLKIWVCVSENFTLVSILRSILKAMEVDKSEVMNLEEMEKKVKVLLQSKRYLLVLDDVWKRSQEMELGLTQDKWDKLRSVLSCGSKGSSILVSTRDKDVATIMGTCQAHHLDRLSDDACWSLFKLRAFGADKEERAELVAIGKEIVKKCGGSPLAALALGAVMHSRSTEKEWLEVQKSELWSLPDENDIMPVLRLSYSSLTPTLKQCFAFCAVFPKDTEIEKQELIYLWMGNGFISSRPNLEAEEVGNMVWNELYQKSFFQDVRSEDFSGNIYFKMHDLVHDLAQSISEQECICLEKQNLNDSSRNPHHIVFHDIDKEQFKKRAFEQAESLRTLYHHQLNSDEFPSVSRLIPTNHSLRVLSIYGRKIPSFGSLSCLRYLELCYLDIKSLPASICNLRRLKILKLKDLWSLRRLPKHLTRVQNLRHLIIDECGSLSRMFPEAHKLCDLRTLSVYIVKSEKGHSLVELHGLNLGGKLRIEGLGNVGSISEAEDANLKRKQDLTELSLSWDKRKSVVGAEEVLEALQPHSTLKLLTIEYYEGLHWPTWMQNNSATHNLVSLRLEYCGYCRHLPPLGKLPFLKKLVVICMKDVQYIEEDESYDGFEAKAFPSLEELEVSNLPNMERLLKRETTHMFPSLSKLEITDCPKLQLPCLPSVKDLTVLYCSNEQLKSISNLNALNQLHLFQSDQVSCFPEGMMNNMTSLATLLIVSFSELKELPSDITKLTALSHLTISNCGKLECLPEQDWEGLSSLRKLSIDNCKCLGSLPNGVRYITSLEYLSISGCPMLKERCKKGTGEDWHKIAHVPHVYLI